The proteins below come from a single Perca flavescens isolate YP-PL-M2 chromosome 8, PFLA_1.0, whole genome shotgun sequence genomic window:
- the LOC114560358 gene encoding BTB/POZ domain-containing protein kctd15 has translation MSSVSVSSQEGRSMSRMSLSRSPVSPLTPPQGIPSAAQLTKANAPVHIDVGGHMYTSSLATLTKYPESRIGRLFNGTEPIVLDSLKQHYFIDRDGDIFRYILSFLRTCKLLLPEDFQDFRQLYEEARFYQLAPMLGELDRWQAERQARRAAPLEVLVVRVAPDLGERIALSGEKILIEEVFPETGDVMVHSLSAGWNQDPTHVIRFPLNGYCHLNSVQVLERLFQKGFSVKASCGGGVDSSLFSEYVLGREASVSSTPVRIKQEHLD, from the exons GAGGGGCGGAGCATGTCCCGGATGTCTCTGAGCCGTTCCCCCGTGTCCCCCCTGACCCCCCCTCAGGGCATCCCGTCCGCCGCCCAGCTGACCAAGGCCAACGCCCCCGTGCACATCGACGTGGGGGGGCACATGTACACCAGCAGCTTGGCCACGCTCACCAAGTACCCTGAGTCCAg gaTCGGGCGTCTGTTTAATGGCACGGAGCCCATCGTGTTGGACAGTCTGAAGCAGCACTACTTCATCGACAGAGACGGAGACATCTTCCGCTACATCCTCAGCTTCCTGCGCACCTGCAAGCTGCTGCTGCCCGAAGACTTCCAG GACTTCAGGCAGCTGTATGAGGAGGCCCGGTTCTACCAGCTGGCTCCGATGCTGGGGGAGTTGGACCGGTGGCAGGCGGAGCGCCAGGCGCGCCGGGCGGCGCCCCTCGAGGTGCTGGTGGTGCGCGTGGCGCCCGATCTGGGCGAGAGGATCGCGCTGAGCGGAGAGAAGATCCTGATCGAGGAGGTCTTCCCCGAGACCGGAGACGTCATGGTCCACTCGCTCAGCGCCGGCTGGAACCAGGACCCCACTCACGTGATCCGGTTCCCCCTCAACGGGTACTGCCACCTCAACTCAGTACAG gttctGGAGCGTCTGTTCCAGAAAGGGTTCAGTGTGAAGGCCTCCTGTGGTGGAGGTGTTGACTCGTCTCTGTTCAGCGAGTACGTGTTGGGTCGGGAGGCATCGGTCAGCAGCACACCGGTCCGGATCAAACAGGAACATCTGGACTGA